A single genomic interval of Bradyrhizobium sp. CCBAU 53338 harbors:
- a CDS encoding nitrogen fixation protein NifQ codes for MEVSNSRSAEPSAVVQQVGIALYRLLTGSNPAEAEISADDDFDRHALASILVAAALDGGSIVERVGIPEHALRKLLAGFFPAAAARAFTWIPNSSSDVHDETAVLRELLLAQRSTAGDVGHWLAAMVARRAMEPHHLWQDLGLRGRTELSRLLTRHFAPLARRNTGNMRWKRFFYRVLCERDSLGMCRAPVCTQCADFGRCFGEESGESRLVERKL; via the coding sequence ATGGAAGTGTCGAACTCTCGATCGGCTGAGCCGAGCGCCGTTGTGCAACAGGTCGGAATCGCGCTCTATCGACTGCTCACGGGCAGCAACCCAGCGGAAGCCGAAATCAGCGCCGACGATGATTTCGATCGTCATGCACTGGCCTCAATCCTGGTCGCTGCCGCGTTGGATGGCGGCTCGATCGTAGAACGCGTTGGAATTCCAGAGCATGCCCTGAGAAAACTGCTCGCCGGCTTTTTCCCGGCGGCCGCGGCCCGCGCCTTCACATGGATACCAAACTCATCCTCCGACGTCCATGACGAAACCGCTGTCCTGCGCGAGCTCCTGCTCGCGCAGCGTTCGACTGCCGGCGACGTCGGCCATTGGCTCGCGGCAATGGTAGCGCGACGTGCAATGGAGCCTCACCACCTCTGGCAGGATCTCGGGCTGCGCGGGCGTACGGAGCTGTCCCGTCTCCTGACGCGCCATTTCGCGCCACTGGCCCGCCGGAACACCGGGAATATGCGTTGGAAGCGCTTCTTCTATCGCGTGCTCTGCGAACGCGATAGTTTAGGTATGTGCAGGGCGCCAGTCTGCACCCAATGCGCCGATTTTGGTCGTTGCTTTGGCGAAGAGAGCGGTGAGAGCCGCCTGGTCGAACGCAAGCTGTAG
- the nifH gene encoding nitrogenase iron protein, with protein sequence MSSLRQIAFYGKGGIGKSTTSQNTLAALAEMGHRILIVGCDPKADSTRLILHAKAQDTILSLAASVGSVEDLEIEDVMKIGYKDIRCVESGGPEPGVGCAGRGVITSINFLEHNGAYEDIDYVSYDVLGDVVCGGFAMPIRENKAQEIYIVMSGEMMAMYAANNISKGILKYAHSGGVRLGGLVCNERQTDKELELADALAKKLGTQLIYFVPRDNIVQHAELRRMTVLEYAPDSKQADHYRNLASKIHNNGGKGVVPTPISMDELEDMLMEHGIMKAVDESQIGKTAAQPATP encoded by the coding sequence ATGTCGTCACTGAGGCAAATCGCATTTTACGGCAAAGGTGGTATCGGAAAGTCGACTACGTCCCAGAACACGCTCGCAGCGCTTGCTGAGATGGGCCACAGAATCCTTATCGTGGGATGCGATCCTAAGGCGGACTCTACGCGCTTGATCCTGCACGCTAAGGCGCAAGACACCATTCTCAGCCTCGCCGCCAGTGTCGGCAGCGTCGAAGACCTTGAGATCGAGGACGTCATGAAAATCGGATATAAGGACATCCGCTGCGTGGAGTCCGGTGGTCCAGAGCCTGGCGTCGGTTGTGCTGGGCGGGGGGTCATCACCTCCATCAATTTTCTAGAACACAACGGTGCCTATGAGGACATCGACTACGTATCCTACGACGTGCTCGGCGACGTCGTCTGCGGCGGCTTCGCAATGCCGATCCGCGAGAACAAGGCGCAGGAAATCTACATTGTGATGTCCGGCGAGATGATGGCCATGTACGCCGCCAATAACATCTCCAAAGGCATTCTGAAATACGCCCATTCAGGCGGCGTCCGTCTTGGGGGGCTTGTCTGCAACGAGCGTCAGACCGACAAGGAGCTGGAGCTAGCGGACGCGCTGGCGAAGAAGCTGGGAACTCAGCTCATCTACTTCGTGCCGCGAGACAACATCGTGCAGCATGCTGAGCTGCGCCGCATGACGGTGCTGGAGTATGCGCCGGACTCCAAGCAGGCGGATCATTATCGCAACCTTGCATCCAAGATACACAACAACGGCGGGAAGGGCGTTGTTCCGACCCCGATCAGCATGGACGAGCTGGAGGATATGCTGATGGAACACGGGATCATGAAGGCGGTAGACGAGAGCCAGATCGGCAAAACCGCGGCCCAGCCCGCGACGCCATAA
- a CDS encoding nitrogen fixation protein NifZ, giving the protein MSDHVNDDDFIELTAQPFFSYGEKVRATRTIRNDGTYAGKEIGEVLAVKGEIGYVVSIGTFLQRFYIYGVDFIESGRRVGMKRKELDRVAPRDGIRHVQLPDEC; this is encoded by the coding sequence ATGAGCGACCACGTGAACGACGACGACTTTATCGAGCTAACGGCCCAGCCGTTTTTCAGCTATGGAGAGAAAGTGCGGGCAACGCGCACCATTCGAAATGATGGGACGTATGCTGGCAAGGAGATCGGCGAGGTTCTCGCTGTGAAGGGCGAGATCGGCTATGTCGTCTCGATTGGCACCTTCCTCCAGCGATTCTACATTTATGGCGTCGATTTCATCGAAAGCGGTCGCCGCGTCGGGATGAAGCGCAAGGAGCTTGATCGCGTTGCGCCGCGCGACGGCATCAGGCACGTCCAGTTACCGGACGAGTGCTGA
- a CDS encoding 4Fe-4S binding protein — translation MPFKIVSSQCTGCSACELECPNAAIFERDGSFVIDSKKCTECIGHFDEPQCVAVCPVDRTCVIDTSLPRYQAPARGETA, via the coding sequence ATGCCATTCAAGATCGTTTCTTCGCAATGTACGGGCTGCTCCGCCTGCGAGCTGGAATGTCCGAATGCAGCAATCTTTGAGAGGGATGGCTCTTTCGTAATCGATTCAAAGAAGTGCACTGAGTGCATCGGGCACTTCGACGAGCCGCAATGTGTGGCCGTTTGTCCTGTGGACAGAACCTGCGTCATCGATACCTCGCTACCGCGCTACCAAGCGCCTGCTAGAGGGGAAACAGCATGA
- the nifB gene encoding nitrogenase cofactor biosynthesis protein NifB encodes MYASAQHGASRSDILTALGDTKQVGRKSCSTSGCCGQGKCGSQKGQGDLPSGLWDKVKTHPCYSEEAHHHYARMHVAVAPACNIQCNYCNRKYDCANESRPGVVSERLSPEQAVKKVLAVASAVPQMTVLGIAGPGDPLANPKRTFKTFELVKTAAPDIKLCLSTNGLMLPDYIDAISNFNVDHVTITINTVDPEIGTRIYPWIFYKHKRYTGHEAAKILTERQLQGLQMLTERGVLTKVNSVMIPGINDHHLAEVNKVVKSRGGFLHNIMPLISSPEHGTAFGASGQRGPSPQELKAVQDSCEGEMIMMRHCRQCRADAVGLLGESRTAEFTIERIMSMELNYDMDTRKAYRAKVEKERAAMIVAGHDALVGLADVSSDIKVLAAVATKGSGLINEHFGHAAEFQVYELSKAGAKFVGHRRVDVYCQGGYGEEGSLASIISAINDCHAVFVAKIGACPREALIKAGITPVDQFAHDFIVKSAIVWFTAYLKKVNSGEIAHVQRIQAGSRNATVISAA; translated from the coding sequence ATGTACGCTTCAGCTCAACACGGCGCTAGCAGGAGCGATATCCTCACCGCTCTCGGCGATACCAAGCAGGTCGGGCGCAAGAGCTGCAGCACCTCAGGTTGTTGCGGTCAAGGAAAGTGCGGATCGCAAAAAGGGCAGGGAGATCTGCCGTCCGGACTCTGGGACAAAGTGAAGACCCATCCATGCTATAGCGAGGAGGCGCATCATCACTACGCGCGCATGCATGTCGCGGTGGCACCCGCTTGCAATATTCAGTGTAACTACTGTAATCGCAAATACGACTGCGCAAACGAGTCGCGCCCTGGCGTGGTCAGCGAGAGGCTGTCGCCCGAACAAGCTGTCAAGAAAGTACTGGCGGTCGCCTCGGCCGTCCCGCAGATGACGGTGCTCGGCATTGCTGGCCCGGGCGATCCGCTGGCGAACCCCAAAAGGACGTTCAAAACCTTCGAGCTAGTCAAGACCGCGGCCCCCGACATAAAGCTGTGCCTGTCCACAAATGGGCTTATGCTGCCGGATTACATCGACGCCATTTCCAATTTCAACGTCGACCATGTCACGATCACCATCAACACGGTCGATCCTGAGATCGGCACTCGGATCTATCCTTGGATCTTCTATAAGCACAAGCGTTACACCGGCCATGAAGCGGCTAAGATTTTGACTGAACGCCAGCTTCAGGGGCTTCAGATGCTCACCGAGCGCGGTGTCCTCACCAAAGTCAACTCTGTAATGATACCGGGGATTAACGACCATCACCTTGCGGAGGTCAACAAGGTAGTGAAATCGCGCGGCGGTTTTTTGCACAACATCATGCCGCTTATCTCCTCACCGGAGCACGGCACTGCTTTCGGCGCCAGCGGTCAGCGTGGCCCGAGCCCTCAGGAGTTGAAAGCCGTTCAAGACTCCTGCGAAGGCGAGATGATTATGATGCGGCACTGCCGTCAGTGCCGCGCTGACGCTGTCGGTCTGCTTGGCGAGAGCCGCACCGCCGAGTTCACCATCGAGAGGATCATGTCAATGGAGCTGAACTACGATATGGACACCCGTAAGGCTTACCGAGCCAAGGTCGAGAAGGAGCGCGCCGCTATGATTGTGGCAGGGCATGACGCGCTTGTCGGACTGGCGGATGTGTCAAGCGACATCAAGGTGCTGGCTGCGGTCGCGACTAAGGGCTCTGGTCTGATCAATGAGCACTTTGGCCACGCTGCGGAGTTCCAGGTTTACGAGCTCTCGAAGGCAGGGGCGAAATTCGTAGGCCACCGCCGCGTCGATGTCTATTGCCAGGGCGGCTACGGCGAGGAGGGCAGCTTGGCTTCGATTATCAGCGCAATCAATGATTGCCACGCAGTGTTCGTGGCTAAGATCGGCGCCTGCCCGAGGGAGGCCCTGATCAAGGCAGGCATCACGCCAGTCGATCAATTCGCCCATGACTTCATCGTCAAGTCGGCGATCGTGTGGTTCACAGCCTATCTGAAGAAAGTCAACAGCGGCGAGATTGCACACGTGCAGCGCATTCAGGCCGGCAGTCGCAACGCCACGGTTATTTCTGCAGCTTGA
- the nifT gene encoding putative nitrogen fixation protein NifT, producing the protein MKVTIRRSTETGLSIYVPKKDLEEPIVEAEHETLWGGWIKIANGWVLDLPHMASDTQLPITISARKRGGEG; encoded by the coding sequence ATGAAAGTCACGATCCGCCGCTCAACGGAGACCGGTCTGTCGATTTACGTGCCGAAGAAGGATCTCGAGGAGCCAATCGTCGAAGCCGAGCACGAGACGCTGTGGGGCGGGTGGATCAAGATCGCCAATGGCTGGGTGCTCGACCTGCCGCACATGGCCTCCGACACCCAGTTGCCCATCACGATCAGCGCCAGGAAGCGGGGCGGAGAGGGATAG
- a CDS encoding iron-sulfur cluster assembly accessory protein codes for MIDLTESAVNAVKAAISMAPQQTSGLRIIVETGGCAGFKYVMALAVEANPDDTVIERHGVKLFVDRKSLTHLNGTTMDFVVGLDGSGFTFDNPNVNSHND; via the coding sequence ATGATTGATTTGACGGAGAGCGCGGTGAATGCGGTGAAGGCAGCGATCTCGATGGCGCCGCAACAAACGAGCGGTTTGCGCATCATAGTCGAAACCGGCGGCTGCGCCGGGTTCAAGTACGTGATGGCCCTCGCCGTGGAAGCCAATCCGGACGATACTGTTATCGAGCGTCACGGCGTCAAGCTGTTCGTCGATCGCAAGAGCCTGACGCACCTCAACGGCACCACCATGGACTTCGTCGTGGGTCTAGATGGCTCCGGTTTCACGTTTGATAACCCCAATGTGAACTCACACAACGACTAA
- the fdxB gene encoding ferredoxin III, nif-specific has protein sequence MSYVTRDGRAWIPDYLVSIDTQKCIGCGRCYKVCGRQVMTLKGINEDGEVIGLDDDDGDLERKAMVMQDAGACIGCGACSRICPANCQTHTRPLELGPEWTNPQVDPPPF, from the coding sequence ATGTCCTACGTAACCCGCGACGGACGCGCCTGGATACCGGACTATCTGGTATCAATCGATACCCAGAAGTGCATCGGCTGCGGCCGCTGCTATAAGGTTTGCGGCCGGCAAGTCATGACGCTGAAGGGCATCAACGAGGATGGCGAGGTCATCGGCCTCGATGATGATGATGGTGACTTAGAGAGGAAGGCCATGGTGATGCAAGACGCCGGTGCATGCATCGGCTGCGGCGCCTGTTCGCGGATCTGTCCTGCGAACTGCCAGACTCACACCCGGCCGCTTGAACTCGGGCCGGAGTGGACGAACCCGCAAGTCGATCCGCCGCCGTTTTAG
- a CDS encoding DUF269 domain-containing protein — MHLEEFERMDLLGGRFIVINKQPRDVNRLDFDDFGTLAATVNMSVGRAA, encoded by the coding sequence ATGCACCTCGAAGAATTTGAGCGCATGGACCTGCTCGGCGGCCGGTTCATCGTCATCAACAAACAACCGCGCGACGTGAACCGCTTAGACTTCGACGATTTCGGCACGCTCGCAGCCACGGTTAATATGTCTGTCGGCCGAGCGGCGTAG
- the nifX gene encoding nitrogen fixation protein NifX, with protein MKVAFATQDLKCVDAHFGWAKNIAIYDVTPDAHRILQVIEFGDDLTEDGRKDKLTRKIDAIKDCTILYVAAIGGSAAARVVANKIHPLTVIKREAIETLCIKLEDALKGSPPPWLRKALGGTSKAPLHFDDCRTLP; from the coding sequence TTGAAAGTCGCTTTTGCCACCCAGGATCTGAAGTGCGTGGATGCGCATTTCGGTTGGGCCAAGAACATCGCTATCTACGACGTCACTCCGGACGCTCACCGCATCCTTCAGGTCATCGAGTTCGGTGACGATCTCACGGAAGATGGCCGCAAGGATAAGCTGACGCGGAAAATCGACGCCATCAAGGACTGCACGATCCTTTATGTCGCTGCGATCGGCGGCTCGGCCGCGGCACGCGTCGTTGCCAACAAAATCCATCCGTTAACGGTGATCAAGCGCGAGGCGATCGAGACCCTCTGCATCAAGCTCGAAGATGCGCTGAAGGGCTCCCCACCACCCTGGTTGCGCAAGGCGCTCGGAGGTACGAGCAAAGCCCCCCTCCATTTTGACGACTGCAGGACGCTTCCATGA
- the nifN gene encoding nitrogenase iron-molybdenum cofactor biosynthesis protein NifN has protein sequence MAIVSTSEKSCTVNPLKMSQPIGGSFAFMGLRGAMPLLHGSQGCTSFGLTLFVRHFREAVPMQTTAMSEVEAVFGGQENVEQAILNIYNGAKPEIIGINSTGLTEIKGEDVERFIYLIQQKHPQLERLPLVYVSTPDFKGAFQDGWDKTVARMVEVLVHPVETGRARDPARINVLPGCHLTPGDLNELRTILEDFGLKPSFLPDLAGSLDGQIPDEFTPTTIGGIGVDEIATMGQAAWTIAIGAQMQRAAEAMYAKTGVRFRLFERLCGLVPNDEFIAFLSKISDRPVPLKYRRQRGQLADAMLDAHFYIGGRKLAIGAEPDLLFDLSSMLYDMGANIAVAVTTTASPVLQRIRTEEVLIGDLEDLEELAKTHGCNLLITHSHGRQAASRLNIPFFRAGFPMFDRLGAGHQLSVGYRGTRDLIFGLANLVIADREAKHQPTPDTWRSVDRDFKTVPSYPQ, from the coding sequence ATGGCCATCGTCTCCACCTCCGAGAAATCCTGCACGGTCAATCCGCTCAAGATGAGCCAGCCGATCGGCGGCTCTTTCGCCTTTATGGGCCTTCGCGGCGCGATGCCGCTGCTACACGGCTCCCAGGGCTGCACCTCGTTCGGCCTGACCCTGTTCGTGCGGCACTTCAGGGAGGCAGTGCCGATGCAGACCACCGCAATGAGTGAAGTCGAGGCCGTGTTCGGCGGTCAGGAAAATGTCGAACAGGCGATACTTAACATCTACAATGGTGCGAAACCGGAAATCATCGGGATCAATTCGACCGGCCTGACCGAGATAAAGGGAGAGGACGTCGAACGATTCATTTACCTGATTCAGCAAAAGCACCCACAGCTCGAAAGGCTTCCGCTGGTTTACGTCTCGACCCCGGATTTCAAGGGCGCGTTCCAGGACGGCTGGGACAAGACGGTCGCACGAATGGTGGAAGTCCTGGTCCATCCCGTCGAGACGGGTCGGGCGCGGGATCCCGCTCGCATCAATGTTCTGCCGGGCTGCCACCTCACGCCAGGCGATCTCAATGAGCTGCGGACGATCCTGGAGGATTTCGGACTGAAACCATCCTTCCTGCCGGACCTGGCCGGTTCGCTCGACGGTCAAATTCCCGATGAGTTCACGCCCACCACGATCGGCGGCATCGGGGTCGACGAGATTGCGACAATGGGGCAGGCGGCATGGACGATCGCGATCGGCGCGCAGATGCAACGTGCGGCGGAGGCCATGTATGCGAAAACAGGCGTACGATTTCGCTTGTTCGAACGCCTCTGCGGCCTCGTTCCCAACGACGAGTTCATCGCGTTTCTGAGCAAGATCAGTGACCGGCCAGTTCCGCTAAAGTACCGCCGGCAGCGCGGCCAACTCGCGGATGCTATGTTGGATGCGCATTTCTACATCGGGGGCCGTAAGCTGGCGATCGGCGCCGAGCCGGACTTGCTCTTCGATCTCTCCAGCATGCTGTACGACATGGGTGCCAATATCGCAGTCGCCGTGACCACAACAGCCTCCCCCGTGTTGCAGCGTATCAGGACGGAGGAGGTCCTGATCGGAGATCTCGAAGATCTCGAGGAACTTGCCAAGACCCACGGCTGCAATCTCCTCATCACCCATTCGCACGGCCGCCAGGCGGCCTCGCGCCTTAACATCCCGTTTTTTCGCGCTGGCTTCCCGATGTTCGATCGTCTTGGCGCCGGCCACCAGCTCTCAGTCGGCTACCGCGGCACGCGCGATCTCATCTTCGGCCTCGCCAATCTTGTCATTGCCGATCGCGAGGCGAAGCACCAGCCGACGCCCGATACTTGGCGAAGCGTTGACCGCGACTTCAAGACCGTCCCGTCCTACCCGCAATAA
- the nifE gene encoding nitrogenase iron-molybdenum cofactor biosynthesis protein NifE translates to MSVDTSAIEDVFNEPGCGRNDNKTAAERTMGCTRQLKPGEAGGGCAFDGAKIALQPFTDVAHLVHGPIACEGNSWDNRGSASSGSDLWRRSFTTDMNETDVIFGGEKRLYQAIGEVIGKFDPPAVFVYQTCVPAAIGDDIKAVCKAAVAKFGKPIIPVNSPGFVGSKNLGNKLAGEALLEHVIGTEEPDYTTPYDINIIGEYNLSGEFWQIKPLLDELGIRILSCISGDGKYHELACSHRAKAAMLVCSKAMINVARKMEERYGIPYFEGSFYGVQDSSNSLRTIARMLIERGAPLELGGRTEAVIMREEARVRAAIERFKPRFKGKKVLLITGGVKSWSVVAALQEAGLEIAGTSVKKSTKEDKDRIKELMGRHALMIEEAAPRDIYKMLMNSRADMMLSGGKSQFVALKAMIPWLDINQERSQAYMGYIGMVKLMEEIDKALYNPIWTQLRRPAPWDEAEVNRQTNIPHTDSHAAENSTAVRGHSSAAGFKERANASGRWVVGHISAAQATCAVQASE, encoded by the coding sequence ATGAGCGTCGACACGTCCGCCATCGAGGACGTCTTCAACGAGCCGGGTTGTGGCAGAAACGACAACAAGACGGCGGCCGAACGTACTATGGGGTGCACTAGGCAGTTGAAGCCAGGAGAGGCGGGCGGCGGATGCGCATTCGACGGCGCCAAAATCGCGCTACAGCCGTTCACCGACGTTGCGCATCTGGTCCACGGCCCAATCGCCTGCGAGGGCAATTCCTGGGACAACCGAGGCAGCGCCTCCTCAGGCTCCGATCTCTGGCGCCGAAGCTTCACGACCGACATGAACGAAACCGATGTAATCTTTGGCGGCGAAAAGCGCCTTTATCAAGCGATCGGGGAGGTGATCGGCAAGTTCGATCCGCCGGCTGTCTTTGTTTACCAAACCTGCGTGCCAGCCGCGATTGGCGACGACATCAAGGCCGTGTGCAAGGCTGCCGTGGCCAAGTTCGGTAAGCCTATCATTCCTGTAAATTCGCCGGGGTTCGTCGGGTCCAAGAACCTCGGAAACAAGCTTGCCGGCGAGGCGCTGCTTGAGCATGTGATCGGCACTGAGGAACCGGACTATACCACTCCCTACGACATCAATATCATCGGCGAATACAACTTGTCCGGCGAGTTCTGGCAGATCAAACCGCTGCTCGATGAACTTGGCATCCGCATCCTTTCTTGTATCTCCGGCGATGGGAAATATCACGAGCTGGCCTGTTCGCATCGCGCAAAGGCTGCGATGCTAGTGTGTTCCAAGGCGATGATAAACGTCGCCCGTAAGATGGAGGAACGCTACGGCATTCCCTACTTCGAGGGCTCGTTCTACGGCGTGCAGGATTCCAGCAACTCCTTGCGGACGATCGCGCGCATGCTGATCGAGCGCGGCGCGCCGCTGGAGCTTGGAGGGCGTACCGAGGCTGTCATCATGCGTGAGGAAGCAAGGGTACGCGCGGCGATCGAGCGCTTCAAACCACGATTCAAGGGTAAGAAGGTTCTGTTGATCACCGGCGGTGTTAAGTCGTGGTCGGTGGTCGCGGCGCTGCAGGAGGCCGGTCTAGAGATCGCCGGCACCTCCGTGAAGAAGTCCACCAAAGAGGACAAAGACCGCATCAAGGAGCTGATGGGCCGGCACGCCCTTATGATCGAGGAAGCGGCGCCGCGCGACATCTACAAAATGTTGATGAACTCCCGGGCTGATATGATGCTCTCCGGCGGCAAGTCGCAGTTCGTCGCGCTGAAGGCGATGATACCTTGGCTTGACATCAACCAGGAGCGTTCTCAGGCGTACATGGGGTATATTGGCATGGTCAAGCTGATGGAGGAGATTGATAAGGCGCTCTACAATCCAATATGGACCCAACTACGCCGTCCCGCGCCTTGGGACGAAGCGGAGGTCAATCGGCAGACCAACATCCCGCACACGGATTCGCACGCCGCAGAGAATTCCACCGCCGTGCGAGGTCATTCCAGCGCCGCCGGATTCAAGGAACGCGCCAATGCCTCGGGCAGGTGGGTCGTTGGGCACATTTCCGCTGCGCAGGCAACATGCGCCGTCCAGGCGTCGGAATAG
- the nifK gene encoding nitrogenase molybdenum-iron protein subunit beta, with translation MTQNAEHVLDHLDLFRGPEYQQMLAKKKALFENPHDQREVERISEWSKTREYREKNFAREALTVNPAKACQPLGAVFAASGFEGTLPFVHGSQGCVAYYRSHLSRHFKEPSSCVSSSMTEDAGVFGGLNNMIDGLANAYNIYKPKMIAVSTTCMAEVIGDDLNAFIKTAKEKGSVPAQYDVPFAHTPAFVGSHVTGYDNALKSILEHFWDGKAGTASKLERKVNGKINFIGGFDGYTVGNIREIKRVFELMGIEYTILADNSDVFDTPTDGEFRMYDGGTTLEDAANAIHAKATISMQQHCTEKTLSFVEGHGHEVAAFNYPIGVSATDEFLMTVSRMTGKPIAKALERERGRLVDAMADSSAYLHGKKFAIYGDPDLCYGLSSFLLELGAEPAHVLSTNGGKAWAEKMEELFVSSLFGKNCSAYPGKDLWHMRSLLCTEPVDYLIGNTYGKYLERDTGTPLIRIGFPVFDRHHQHRYPVWGYQGGINVLVKILDKVLDQMDRTGADYSFDIIR, from the coding sequence TTGACACAGAATGCCGAACACGTCCTCGATCACTTGGATCTATTCCGAGGTCCGGAATATCAGCAAATGCTCGCCAAAAAGAAGGCGCTGTTCGAGAACCCGCATGACCAAAGGGAAGTCGAGCGGATCAGCGAATGGTCAAAGACGCGAGAATACCGCGAGAAGAACTTCGCGCGTGAAGCATTGACTGTGAACCCCGCCAAGGCCTGCCAGCCACTCGGTGCGGTGTTCGCTGCCTCCGGTTTTGAGGGCACGCTGCCCTTCGTTCACGGCTCACAGGGTTGCGTCGCATACTACCGAAGTCATCTTTCGAGACACTTTAAGGAGCCAAGCTCCTGCGTCTCTTCCTCGATGACTGAGGACGCCGGGGTGTTCGGTGGTCTAAACAACATGATTGACGGGCTCGCTAACGCTTACAACATATACAAGCCCAAGATGATCGCGGTTTCCACCACGTGCATGGCCGAAGTGATCGGGGATGACCTGAACGCCTTCATCAAGACAGCGAAGGAGAAGGGGTCAGTCCCGGCACAATATGATGTTCCCTTCGCTCATACACCTGCCTTTGTCGGCAGCCACGTGACCGGGTATGACAATGCGCTGAAGAGCATCCTTGAGCACTTCTGGGATGGCAAGGCAGGCACCGCCTCCAAACTAGAGCGCAAGGTGAACGGCAAGATTAATTTCATCGGTGGGTTCGACGGGTACACGGTCGGGAACATCCGGGAAATTAAGCGCGTCTTCGAGTTGATGGGAATCGAATATACTATACTCGCCGACAACAGCGATGTCTTCGATACTCCGACCGACGGCGAGTTCCGCATGTATGATGGCGGCACCACGCTGGAGGACGCGGCTAACGCGATCCATGCCAAAGCCACGATCTCCATGCAGCAACACTGCACCGAGAAGACACTGTCCTTCGTCGAGGGGCACGGTCATGAGGTTGCCGCCTTCAACTACCCCATCGGTGTCAGCGCGACGGACGAATTCCTAATGACTGTGTCCCGCATGACCGGCAAGCCGATCGCGAAGGCATTGGAGCGGGAGCGCGGCCGTCTCGTGGACGCCATGGCAGACTCCAGTGCGTATCTGCACGGCAAGAAGTTCGCGATCTACGGCGATCCGGATCTCTGCTACGGGCTCTCTTCATTCCTCCTGGAGCTCGGTGCAGAGCCGGCTCATGTGCTGTCTACGAATGGTGGCAAGGCTTGGGCAGAGAAAATGGAGGAACTGTTTGTTAGTTCACTGTTTGGCAAGAACTGCTCTGCATATCCCGGCAAAGATCTCTGGCACATGCGCTCCCTATTATGCACTGAGCCGGTCGATTACCTGATTGGCAACACCTACGGGAAGTACCTCGAGCGCGATACCGGGACGCCACTGATCCGCATCGGTTTCCCTGTGTTCGATCGGCACCATCAACATCGGTATCCCGTCTGGGGTTATCAGGGCGGCATAAACGTTCTTGTCAAGATACTGGACAAGGTCCTGGACCAGATGGACAGGACTGGAGCGGACTATAGCTTTGATATCATCCGCTGA